The Methanocella arvoryzae MRE50 genome includes a region encoding these proteins:
- a CDS encoding NAD-dependent epimerase/dehydratase family protein: MSWSGKRVLVTGAKGFIGRYLVDALLNEGAEVTALSTDGAGPEKEGLRWAGGDITKPVSIEGLCKEVDIVYHLAAISNVDASIRNPIRTFETNAMGTANVLEEARKAGVKKFVYVSSAHVYGVPQYLPIDEKHPVVPREAYAASKIAAENIVQAYGNSYGIEYAILRPFNIFGPGQDPSFLIPGVIKQALENGVIKVGNTEPTRDFLYIEDAVRVMLLAGEKGTGIFNIGSGQQTKILDIVQRIRDEIDPAIPIVSDQDRMRAGKIEIPYMYANVLRIEAIGWHNSISLDDGLSKTIISTKSATFK, translated from the coding sequence ATGTCATGGTCCGGAAAGAGAGTACTGGTCACAGGTGCGAAAGGCTTCATTGGACGCTACCTGGTCGATGCCCTGCTGAATGAAGGAGCTGAAGTCACTGCGCTGTCCACGGACGGAGCAGGCCCGGAGAAAGAAGGCCTCCGCTGGGCTGGAGGAGATATCACTAAGCCCGTCTCGATAGAAGGCCTCTGTAAAGAGGTAGATATCGTCTATCATCTGGCTGCAATTTCTAATGTCGATGCCTCGATCAGGAACCCTATAAGGACGTTTGAAACAAATGCTATGGGTACTGCCAATGTACTGGAAGAGGCCCGGAAAGCCGGCGTGAAAAAGTTCGTTTATGTAAGTAGCGCTCATGTATATGGTGTTCCGCAATACCTGCCTATCGACGAGAAGCACCCGGTAGTGCCGAGAGAGGCGTATGCTGCCAGTAAGATTGCAGCTGAGAATATCGTTCAGGCTTATGGGAATAGCTATGGGATTGAGTATGCGATTTTGAGGCCGTTCAACATCTTTGGTCCTGGGCAGGACCCGTCGTTTCTGATTCCGGGCGTGATTAAGCAGGCGCTGGAGAATGGTGTTATTAAAGTGGGTAATACAGAGCCGACGAGGGACTTTCTTTACATTGAGGATGCTGTGAGAGTGATGTTATTAGCAGGCGAAAAGGGAACAGGTATTTTTAATATTGGATCAGGACAGCAAACAAAAATATTGGATATTGTACAGAGGATTAGAGATGAGATTGATCCGGCGATACCGATTGTGAGCGATCAGGATCGGATGAGAGCAGGGAAAATTGAGATACCGTACATGTACGCTAATGTATTGAGGATTGAAGCGATCGGGTGGCACAACTCGATTAGCTTAGATGATGGCCTTTCTAAGACCATAATAAGCACGAAGTCAGCCACGTTTAAATGA
- the gmd gene encoding GDP-mannose 4,6-dehydratase, whose translation MTKKSALITGITGQDGSYLAELLLTKGYEVHGLVRRTSSINTARIEHILDKIQLVQGDLTDESSLVSAIRQTKPDEIYNLAAQSFVGSSWSQPIFTAETTAIGVTRLLEAIRTTGSDAKFYQASSSEMFGKVQATPQNEKTPFYPRSPYAVAKLYGHWITVNYRESFGMYACSGILFNHESPRRGIEFVTRKISDGVARIYHGLQDELRLGNLDSKRDWGFAGDYVEAMWLMLQQEKPDDYVVGSGETHSVREFCELAFGAAGLDWEKYVKIDPRFVRPAEVDLLLGDASKAKKVLGWKPKVTFPELVKMMVESDIELVAGEMKRKGKIPRSN comes from the coding sequence ATGACCAAGAAGAGCGCGCTCATCACAGGGATCACCGGTCAGGACGGCTCATACCTGGCGGAACTGTTACTCACAAAGGGTTACGAAGTCCACGGCCTCGTCAGGAGGACAAGTTCGATCAACACCGCGAGGATCGAGCACATCCTTGATAAGATTCAGCTAGTGCAGGGGGACCTGACCGATGAAAGCTCGCTGGTTTCGGCGATCAGGCAGACGAAGCCTGATGAGATTTACAACCTGGCCGCTCAGTCATTTGTCGGCTCTTCGTGGAGCCAGCCGATCTTCACCGCAGAGACCACTGCGATCGGAGTGACCCGGCTTCTCGAGGCGATCAGGACTACAGGAAGCGATGCTAAGTTTTATCAGGCATCTTCCAGCGAGATGTTCGGCAAGGTACAGGCGACGCCTCAAAATGAAAAAACTCCGTTTTACCCCAGGAGCCCGTATGCAGTCGCAAAGCTCTACGGCCACTGGATTACAGTTAATTACAGGGAAAGTTTCGGCATGTATGCGTGCAGCGGCATCCTGTTCAACCACGAGTCTCCCCGCCGCGGTATAGAGTTCGTGACCAGGAAGATTTCGGACGGCGTGGCGAGAATTTATCACGGCCTGCAGGACGAGCTCAGGCTTGGAAATCTGGACTCCAAGCGTGACTGGGGCTTTGCAGGCGACTATGTAGAGGCGATGTGGCTCATGCTCCAGCAGGAGAAGCCTGATGACTATGTCGTGGGGTCGGGCGAGACTCACTCGGTCAGGGAGTTCTGCGAGCTGGCGTTCGGGGCGGCAGGCCTGGACTGGGAGAAGTATGTGAAGATAGATCCGAGATTCGTGAGGCCGGCTGAAGTAGATCTGTTACTGGGGGATGCCTCGAAGGCAAAGAAGGTCCTGGGCTGGAAGCCGAAAGTCACGTTCCCTGAGCTAGTTAAGATGATGGTTGAGAGCGATATCGAGCTCGTGGCCGGGGAGATGAAGAGGAAGGGCAAGATACCCCGGAGCAATTGA
- the rfbD gene encoding dTDP-4-dehydrorhamnose reductase, translating into MVVGKIKTVIVGAGGMLGTDLRAAFPDALAITHKDMDITDREAVMRAIRKAAPDAVINAAAYTNVDGCEDEQEKAYAINGLGPAYLAEACKEVGATLVHYSTDYVFDGSRPEYRESDATNPISVYGKSKLAGEKNVQYNMDDYRIVRTSWLFGRHGKNFVDTILSLSKQMPTVKVVNDQVGKPTYTVDLAEKTKELITLPAGIYHISNEGVCSWFEFASAFIDNAVPCTTAEFPRKAKRPRYSVLVNTKTSPLRHWKDALRDYLS; encoded by the coding sequence CTGGTGGTGGGAAAAATTAAAACGGTAATCGTCGGGGCCGGCGGCATGCTGGGGACAGACCTGCGTGCAGCCTTTCCAGACGCTTTGGCGATAACTCACAAGGATATGGACATTACCGACCGCGAAGCGGTCATGAGAGCCATCCGCAAGGCAGCCCCCGATGCCGTGATCAACGCCGCAGCCTATACCAATGTAGACGGCTGCGAGGACGAGCAGGAAAAAGCTTACGCGATTAACGGACTGGGACCAGCTTACCTGGCTGAAGCGTGTAAAGAAGTCGGAGCGACTCTGGTACACTACAGCACTGATTACGTGTTTGACGGCAGCCGGCCGGAGTACCGGGAGTCAGACGCGACAAACCCTATCAGTGTCTACGGTAAGTCCAAGCTCGCCGGTGAAAAGAACGTCCAGTATAACATGGACGATTACCGTATTGTTCGTACGTCCTGGCTCTTTGGCAGGCACGGGAAAAATTTCGTCGATACGATCCTCTCCCTCTCAAAGCAGATGCCGACGGTCAAAGTGGTGAACGATCAGGTGGGTAAGCCCACCTATACTGTTGATCTGGCAGAAAAGACCAAAGAGCTTATTACGTTACCGGCAGGCATTTATCATATCTCAAACGAAGGCGTATGCTCGTGGTTCGAGTTCGCCTCCGCTTTCATCGATAACGCGGTGCCTTGCACTACGGCCGAATTTCCCCGGAAGGCGAAGCGGCCCAGGTATTCGGTCCTGGTGAATACGAAGACGTCTCCGCTGAGGCACTGGAAAGACGCGTTACGCGATTATCTGTCATGA
- a CDS encoding sugar phosphate nucleotidyltransferase has protein sequence MKGIILAGGTGSRLFPLTKVTNKHLLPVYDEPMIYYPLKTLINAGIKDIMIVSGKGHVGHFLELLGSGSEFGVRLSYEIQKEAGGIAQALSLCESFVNGDNMTVILGDNIYEDNVREAVQSFSKGARIFLKPVPDAQRFGVAEVDQKTGKVLGIEEKPKNPKSDYAVTGLYIYDSRVFDIVRNLKPSGRGELEITDVNNKYLHMGELSYSILDGYWSDAGTFESLYRASELVRRTKVRAREE, from the coding sequence ATGAAAGGTATTATTCTTGCAGGTGGCACTGGCTCCCGGCTTTTCCCGCTCACTAAAGTGACTAACAAACACTTACTGCCAGTCTACGACGAGCCGATGATCTACTATCCGCTCAAGACTCTGATCAACGCCGGCATCAAGGATATCATGATCGTCTCCGGCAAGGGCCATGTCGGCCACTTCTTAGAGCTGCTGGGCTCCGGCTCAGAGTTCGGGGTTCGGCTATCCTACGAGATCCAGAAGGAAGCCGGCGGCATCGCACAGGCGCTGAGCCTCTGCGAAAGCTTCGTCAACGGCGACAACATGACCGTCATCCTCGGCGACAACATCTACGAAGATAACGTACGGGAGGCCGTCCAGAGCTTTAGCAAGGGTGCACGGATCTTCCTTAAGCCGGTCCCTGATGCACAGCGTTTCGGTGTAGCTGAGGTAGACCAGAAGACTGGCAAGGTGCTTGGCATTGAGGAAAAGCCGAAGAATCCAAAGTCAGACTATGCTGTCACCGGCCTGTACATCTACGATAGCCGGGTCTTCGACATCGTGAGGAACCTCAAGCCCTCCGGCCGCGGCGAGCTGGAGATCACCGACGTCAACAACAAGTACCTGCATATGGGCGAACTGAGCTACTCGATCCTCGACGGCTACTGGAGTGATGCGGGCACCTTTGAGTCCCTCTACCGCGCGAGCGAGCTTGTCCGGAGGACGAAAGTCAGGGCCCGGGAAGAATAA
- a CDS encoding dolichyl-phosphate beta-glucosyltransferase: protein MISVIVPAYNEEDRIEKTLADYSEGLKSAGDFEIIVVCDGCKDRTPEIAAKYAKVLTFPNRLGKGGGVLEGFKVARGDIVGFTDADNSLKVDQFLKLIEEMKKTGAGCVIADRKSKEAIIVESQYLIRRLASESFNTLFPRLLFGLKIKDSQCGGKIFKREYVEKVAPLMVCSGFEFDVELLWRMKNAGCVIREVPVVWKDDKGSKFSFKYIPAMGVNLIKTRFGIMKKK, encoded by the coding sequence TTGATCAGCGTCATCGTCCCCGCGTACAACGAAGAAGACCGGATCGAGAAGACTCTCGCAGACTATAGCGAGGGCTTGAAGTCTGCCGGGGATTTTGAGATTATCGTCGTATGCGACGGGTGCAAGGACAGGACGCCGGAGATCGCCGCTAAGTACGCTAAAGTTCTGACTTTCCCGAACCGGTTAGGTAAGGGCGGCGGGGTGCTTGAGGGGTTCAAGGTCGCCCGGGGCGACATTGTCGGGTTTACGGATGCGGATAACTCGCTGAAGGTAGACCAGTTCCTCAAGCTGATCGAGGAGATGAAGAAGACGGGCGCCGGCTGCGTGATCGCCGATCGGAAGTCGAAAGAGGCGATTATTGTGGAGAGCCAGTACCTGATCAGGAGGCTGGCCAGCGAGTCTTTTAATACTCTGTTTCCGAGGCTGCTGTTCGGGTTGAAGATTAAGGACTCCCAGTGCGGCGGGAAGATTTTCAAGAGGGAGTACGTCGAGAAAGTGGCGCCGCTGATGGTTTGTAGTGGATTCGAGTTCGACGTGGAGCTGCTCTGGCGGATGAAGAATGCCGGGTGTGTTATCAGGGAAGTGCCGGTTGTCTGGAAGGACGATAAGGGGAGCAAGTTTAGTTTTAAGTATATTCCGGCGATGGGTGTTAATTTAATTAAGACACGGTTTGGGATAATGAAGAAAAAATAG
- a CDS encoding dTDP-4-dehydrorhamnose 3,5-epimerase family protein: protein MADIEGVVIKKLRVIPDERGWLMEILRCDDPMFKQFGQVYVTTAYPGVVKGWHYHKKQTDNFTCIHGMMKVALYDAREGSPTRGNLMELFVGEKNPILISVPPGVYHGFKGIGTETAYFLSVPTLPYNYAEPDEYRLPPDSKEIPYDWGLLPGLKHG, encoded by the coding sequence ATGGCTGACATCGAAGGCGTTGTAATAAAAAAGCTCAGGGTAATCCCCGACGAGCGTGGATGGCTTATGGAGATCCTGCGCTGTGATGATCCGATGTTCAAGCAGTTTGGCCAGGTCTATGTGACCACGGCTTATCCCGGCGTCGTAAAAGGCTGGCATTATCACAAGAAACAGACTGACAACTTCACCTGTATCCATGGCATGATGAAGGTCGCGCTCTACGATGCCAGAGAAGGCTCTCCCACCAGGGGTAACCTGATGGAACTCTTCGTTGGCGAGAAGAACCCCATCCTTATCTCGGTCCCTCCCGGAGTCTACCACGGCTTCAAGGGCATCGGCACTGAAACCGCTTACTTCCTGAGCGTGCCGACATTACCCTATAATTATGCTGAGCCGGACGAATACCGCCTGCCCCCGGACTCTAAAGAGATTCCTTACGACTGGGGCTTACTACCTGGCTTAAAACACGGCTAA
- the rfbB gene encoding dTDP-glucose 4,6-dehydratase has translation MMKNVLVTGGCGFIGSNFIRHMLEKHPNINILNLDKLTYAGNPDNLRDLEDHPCYGFVRGDICDASIVNNVMKNVDTVVHFAAESHVDRSILDGDAFVTTNVLGTHTLLKAALEHKIKRFIHVSTDEVYGSIMQGSFKETDILEPSSPYSASKAGSDLLALAYHNTYKLPVIVTRCTNNYGPYQFPEKLIPLFVTNLMQGKRVPVYGTGKNIRDWLYVLDHCSAIDFILQNGTDGEIYNIGGGEEKTNLEITRMILRLLEKDESMIEYVRDRPGHDFRYSLDISKLKRLGWSPSYRFEDALEATVKWYVDNRWWWEKLKR, from the coding sequence ATGATGAAAAATGTACTGGTTACCGGCGGCTGCGGCTTCATCGGCAGCAACTTCATCCGCCACATGCTCGAAAAACACCCGAATATCAACATTTTGAACCTTGACAAGCTCACATATGCAGGCAACCCTGACAACCTCCGTGATCTCGAGGACCATCCCTGCTACGGGTTCGTGCGGGGCGACATCTGCGATGCCTCCATAGTAAACAACGTCATGAAGAACGTCGACACTGTCGTCCACTTTGCGGCAGAAAGCCACGTCGACCGCTCTATCCTGGATGGTGACGCCTTTGTCACTACTAACGTGCTCGGCACGCATACTCTCCTGAAAGCAGCGCTGGAACATAAGATTAAGCGCTTCATCCACGTGTCCACCGATGAGGTCTACGGCAGCATCATGCAGGGCTCGTTCAAAGAGACCGATATCCTCGAGCCATCCAGCCCGTACTCGGCCAGCAAAGCCGGCTCAGACCTCCTGGCTCTTGCCTATCACAACACTTACAAGCTGCCCGTGATCGTCACCCGGTGTACCAACAACTACGGGCCTTACCAGTTCCCGGAAAAGCTGATCCCCCTGTTTGTCACCAACCTGATGCAGGGCAAGAGAGTACCGGTTTACGGCACCGGGAAGAACATCCGGGACTGGCTGTACGTTCTCGACCACTGCAGCGCCATCGACTTCATCCTGCAGAACGGCACCGATGGTGAGATCTACAATATCGGCGGCGGGGAAGAGAAGACTAACCTGGAGATCACTCGCATGATCCTCAGGCTTCTCGAAAAAGACGAGAGCATGATCGAGTACGTCAGAGACCGGCCTGGCCACGACTTCCGCTATTCGCTGGACATCTCTAAGCTGAAGAGGCTCGGGTGGTCCCCGTCCTACAGGTTCGAGGACGCTCTGGAAGCCACAGTTAAATGGTACGTCGATAACCGCTGGTGGTGGGAAAAATTAAAACGGTAA